One Candida dubliniensis CD36 chromosome 1, complete sequence genomic region harbors:
- a CDS encoding D-aminoacid oxidase, pseudogene, putative (D-aminoacid oxidase, putative;~Similar to C. albicans DAO1): MASVVVLGAGVIGLTTALELKRSNAELDITIAAEHLPGDIDHTYTSPFAGANWHSFATPEDKRLQEIDKPGYKKFLQLAAADPRSGIWVVDNLSMYTDYEVTSNNGNYRKFIPWFKDFVDGFEIVDKSKLPEGIAFAHKFKGVVISVPTYLDYLVQQNKEIGNVVRRIPRIHHIEDVRKFHSSGKKADYVINAAGLNASKIRGVEDKKFNFPVRGQVLLVKNNAKIQLGVEGFPGLPNEMLYMMPRKEGGTIIGGCFLEGETSVSEDKELTARIIKRAIKYAPELIDPNYKNNPSKIEILKVNVGFRPFREDGARVELDKKYKWLIHNYGAGAGGYQGSFGLSKLVVDIMEKELRKLKAKL; the protein is encoded by the coding sequence aTGGCACTGGTTGTTGTATTAGGAGCTGGGGTAATTGGATTGACAACAGCCCTCGAATTGAAGCGTTCCAATGCTGAACTTGATATAACGATAGCGGCAGAGCATTTACCAGGCGACATTGATCACACATACACCTCGCCTTTTGCAGGGGCCAATTGGCATTCGTTTGCAACTCCTGAAGATAAACGTTTACAGGAAATTGATAAGCCTGGTTACAAAAAGTTTTTACAGCTTGCTGCAGCTGATCCCAGATCTGGTATTTGGGTGGTTGATAATCTTTCAATGTATACAGATTATGAAGTTACTTCAAATAACGGTAATTACAGAAAGTTTATTCCTTGGTTCAAGGATTTTGTTGACGGGTTTGAGATTGTCGATAAACTGAAATTGCCCGAAGGAATAGCTTTTGCTCACAAATTCAAAGGCGTTGTTATATCTGTTCCCACATATTTGGATTATCTTGtacaacaaaacaaagagaTTGGAAACGTAGTTAGAAGAATCCCTCGAATCCATCATATTGAAGATGTCCGAAAGTTTCATAGTTCTGGTAAGAAAGCTGACTATGTTATCAATGCTGCTGGATTGAACGCATCCAAAATAAGGGGAGTAGAAGATAAAAAGTTCAATTTCCCAGTACGGGGTCAAGTTTTGCTCGTCAAAAACAATGCTAAAATACAGTTGGGTGTTGAAGGGTTTCCTGGATTACCCAATGAAATGTTGTATATGATGCCTAGGAAGGAAGGTGGCACTATTATAGGTGGTTGCTTTTTGGAAGGTGAAACCTCTGTTTCAGAAGACAAAGAATTGACTGCAAGAATTATAAAAAGAGCCATCAAATATGCACCAGAGTTGATTGACCCcaattacaaaaataaCCCTAGTAAGATTGAGATTCTTAAAGTAAACGTGGGGTTCAGACCATTTAGAGAGGATGGAGCAAGAGTAGAATTAGacaaaaaatacaaatggTTAATTCACAATTATGGAGCTGGTGCCGGAGGGTACCAAGGAAGTTTCGGTTTGAGTAAGTTAGTAGTTGACATTATGGAAAAAGAGTTACGTAAACTCAAAGCAAAATTATAA
- a CDS encoding endo-1,3(4)-beta-glucanase 1 precursor, putative (Similar to C. albicans ENG1) produces the protein MLFKSVLFSTLVAIQALAENPAHQETVTVTKTTHISNPCLENYAKKLLPNNPTGLTTGIPIVIVYAPQQPNSKVKQSQSLQPTESSKAQQQQIQGSAVSASIHDTPTVIDHNKITVTSTTICNQKVCTVQTFSTIIPHSGSVTTTTTTTTEQNEEKSIVNTKSSTHKAFPSSNGAVTLQKTSVKTAGTTTSTVFSATSLPSTTYTPLTSASLVPTTKKNPVSSQLVVSTSKTVSINTSLITDAVTIKKKSTTLPNSEYSSTYTNGSISFISTSANKVKSTVTSDISNNSQTGSSLSLSSTKNQSGSMTDSSLTSITESSSLVPNFSYTNSSRVSSTMKSSSAKSSLVLEKSTSNLLSSSSFLNSSSTASTTEFSELASSTTSDHSLSSSSSSVELSSSLSSEVSTSSSSEVSTSSSSEVSTSSSSESIETESSDEVASNYSGDLFKAIDTNAPPAVFSRNEIPLSIPAGVDNNGKPIGTNKFYTNLVLGNQDFMVYPLPYGLYWSKTNYYGFAVQHNDVSDRVFGSINTNNVGVPSYYFTPTNNGELIFSATSFSKDSMHMRVSQMAELSALVTLSSSSNDNANYLDLPLVQGMGFVTGIYNGNLTPLLNSLFGVKDLSIETSDALLSNVLKYRATLLNNVQWLIYITLPDKDTDFKLEVKDFYNIKGSKPVDGLIIQVAIAPKDDADDKYYDAAAGMYVTSATVSGSVSQGTDASYKFTYATSGKSSSNNPIVFALPHHMDSLAGSALDTSTGITVTSTTKGDMTGFLTNELEFSETINQNVEFLPWTEGMTGSLTYTKDQLKLLATAANKELAVDIAQTVKNMDSNYFSGKVIDKYAQILLVVSEIIQDEEVTKDALKAMKDAFEVFTQNKQYYPLMYDTKFGGVTSTSAQNGDPNSDFGAAYYNDHDFHYGYFIHAAAIVGYVDKKLGGTWAQSNKDWVNSLVRDASNPSTDDTYFPVSRMFDWFSGHSWATGLFVTYKNIESSSESLHFAAALKLWGKVVGDQSMEARGGLMISIMARSFNMYFYYKSDNTVEPKQILPNKVSGIFFENKVDYTTFFGSPADHPEYVHGIHMLPITPSSSLVRKASYVQEEWKDQIAGFIDNVDSGWTGILRLNQALFDPKPSYEFFASDNWDDKWLDNGQSRTWSLAFAAGVLNAS, from the coding sequence ATGCTTTTCAAATCTGTCTTATTCAGCACACTAGTAGCCATTCAAGCATTGGCAGAGAACCCGGCTCATCAAGAAACTGTGACTGTTACCAAAACTACACATATAAGCAATCCTTGCTTAGAGAACTACGCTAAAAAGTTATTACCAAACAACCCAACTGGATTAACCACCGGTATACCAATAGTGATAGTCTATGcaccacaacaaccaaaTAGCAAAGTAAAGCAATCACAACTGCTACAACCAACAGAACTGTCAAAagcacaacaacaacaaatacaagGGTCTGCTGTACTGGCTTCCATCCATGATACACCAACAGTAATTGATCATAATAAAATTACTGTCACGAGCACTACCATATGCAACCAAAAAGTGTGCACAGTGCAAACTTTTTCTACTATAATTCCTCACAGTGGATCCgttactactactactactactacaaccgaacaaaatgaagaaaagtCGATTGTTAATACAAAGTCTTCCACCCACAAAGCTTTCCCTAGCTCAAATGGTGCTGTGACTTTACAGAAAACCAGTGTAAAGACTGCAGGAACCACTACTTCAACAGTATTCAGCGCTACTTCTTTACCTTCAACTACTTACACACCTTTAACTTCAGCTTCCTTAGTTCCCacaacaaagaagaatCCCGTGAGTTCACAGTTAGTTGTCAGTACCAGTAAAACAGTTTCCATTAACACATCATTAATCACAGATGCAGttacaattaaaaaaaaatcaacaactttgCCCAATTCTGAATACTCTTCTACTTATACTAATGGGTCTATTTCCTTTATATCGACTAGTGCTAATAAAGTTAAAAGCACCGTCACTTCCGatatatcaaataattcacAAACTGGTTCTAGTTTGAGTCTTAGTTCTACTAAAAATCAATCAGGTTCCATGACAGACTCAAGTCTCACATCAATTACTGAATCTTCTTCATTGGTACCAAATTTCAGCTACACAAACTCATCCCGTGTGTCTAGCACCATGAAAAGTTCTTCTGCAAAATCCTCCTTGGTGCTTGAAAAGTCCACttccaatttattatctaGCAGttcatttttgaattcCTCATCGACTGCATCCACTACAGAATTTTCTGAATTAGCATCTTCAACAACGTCTGATCACTCACTTAGCAGTTCTTCCAGTTCTGTTGAACTTAGCTCTAGCTTAAGTTCAGAAGTCAGCACCAGTTCGAGCTCAGAAGTCAGCACCAGTTCGAGCTCAGAAGTCAGCACCAGTTCAAGCTCAGAAAGTATTGAAACCGAATCTAGCGATGAAGTGGCCAGTAATTACTCGGGTGACTTGTTCAAAGCAATAGATACCAATGCACCACCAGCAGTTTTTtcaagaaatgaaattcCATTATCAATTCCTGCTGGTGTCGACAACAATGGCAAACCAATTGGAACCAACAAATTCTATACCAATTTAGTACTTGGTAATCAAGACTTTATGGTGTATCCATTACCATATGGACTTTATTGGAgtaaaacaaattattatggGTTTGCTGTTCAACATAATGATGTATCTGACAGAGTTTTTGGATCCATAAACACTAATAATGTCGGGGTTCCTTCTTATTACTTTACCCCAACGAACAATGGtgaattgatattttctGCTACATCATTTTCTAAAGATTCAATGCATATGAGAGTGTCCCAAATGGCTGAATTGTCTGCCTTGGTCACGTTGTCAAGTTCTTCCAATGATAATGCCAATTACTTGGATCTTCCTTTAGTTCAAGGTATGGGTTTTGTTACAGGTATTTATAATGGGAATTTAACTCCCTTGTTGAATTCGTTGTTCGGAGTCAAAGATTTATCTATTGAGACTTCTGACgctttattatcaaatgttTTGAAATATCGTGCCACTTTATTAAACAATGTTCAATGGTTGATTTACATTACATTGCCAGATAAAGATACCGACTTTAAATTAGAGGTCAAAGATTTCTACAACATAAAGGGATCCAAACCAGTTGATGGATTGATTATACAGGTGGCCATTGCTCCTAAAGATGATGCTGATGATAAGTATTACGATGCCGCTGCTGGTATGTATGTCACCAGCGCCACGGTTCTGGGAAGTGTGTCACAGGGCACAGATGCAAGCTATAAGTTTACCTATGCTACATCTGGTAAATCTTCCTCAAATAACCCAATTGTCTTTGCTTTACCACATCACATGGATTCATTAGCAGGTTCTGCCCTTGATACATCTACTGGTATCACGGTTACATCTACCACCAAAGGTGACATGACCGGGTTTTTAACCAATGAATTGGAATTCAGTGAAACAATTAACCAAAACGTGGAATTCTTGCCATGGACAGAAGGTATGACTGGAAGCTTGACTTACACTAAGGaccaattaaaattattagcTACTGCTGCTAACAAAGAATTGGCAGTAGATATTGCTCAAACTGTGAAAAATATGGACTCCAATTATTTTTCAGGAAAAGTTATTGACAAGTATGCTcaaatattattggttGTTAGTGAAATAATACAGGATGAGGAGGTTACCAAAGATGCCTTGAAAGCAATGAAAGATGCCTTTGAAGTTTTCActcaaaacaaacaatactATCCATTAATGTATGATACCAAATTTGGTGGAGTAACTTCAACATCTGCTCAAAATGGTGATCCAAATTCCGATTTCGGTGCTGCTTATTATAACGATCACGATTTCCACTATGGTTATTTCATTCACGCAGCAGCTATCGTTGGTTACGTTGATAAGAAGTTAGGTGGTACATGGGCTCAGAGTAATAAGGACTGGGTAAACTCTTTAGTAAGAGACGCTTCTAATCCTTCTACAGATGATACTTATTTCCCCGTTTCAAGAATGTTTGACTGGTTCTCTGGTCATTCTTGGGCAACTGGTTTATTCGTCACTTACAAGAACATTGAGTCAAGTTCTGAATCATTACATTTTGCTGCTGCTCTCAAATTATGGGGTAAAGTAGTTGGGGATCAATCAATGGAAGCAAGAGGTGGTTTGATGATTTCGATTATGGCACGTTCTTTTAATATGTATTTCTACTACAAATCAGATAATACTGTGGAACCAAAACAAATCTTACCAAACAAAGTTAGTGGtatattttttgaaaacaagGTTGATTACACTACATTTTTTGGATCACCAGCTGATCATCCAGAATATGTCCACGGTATTCATATGCTTCCAATTACACCTTCCTCATCGTTGGTCAGAAAGGCTTCTTATGTTCAAGAGGAATGGAAAGACCAAATTGCTggttttattgataatgttgaCAGTGGCTGGACAGGTATTTTGAGATTAAACCAAGCTTTATTTGATCCTAAACCTTCTTATGAATTTTTCGCCTCAGATAACTGGGATGATAAGTGGTTGGATAATGGTCAAAGTAGGACTTGGAGTTTAGCTTTTGCTGCTGGTGTTCTTAATGCCAGTTAG